The DNA window CTGTGGCACTAATGCGAAGGTCACAATGGCCCGCCTCCTTGGCTTGTCACTCCTAAGTGTGCTGTCGGATTTGATCCGCTTGCTTTGCTCGTCGTCGAATTCGTCTGCGCTGGGAGGACCTCTACTTCAAAGGTCATGATGGCTCGCCTCCTCTACTTGGCACACCACCAAACCTAGGACCGCTTTCGGATCCTCGCCTCGCTCACTGACGGATCCTCGCGCCCGTGTGCCATCATGCATCCGCCTCCCCCGACATCCTACTACCGAGAAGAGCTAGCACCACTATCCGCGCGGGGAATAGTGCTGCCCATTGATCGGGGCATGGAGACCGGGCAAGTGAGAGAAATGGAGAAACGAGTATTTTGGATTGAGAGAGAGACACACCAAGTGGGGTGAGTGAGAGGTGAGAAAAGATAAAAAGCAAGGCCACTTTTGTGAGTGTGGTGCAATTCATGTAGCTATTAGTCAGGGATCCAAACAACGCCAACTAAATTTCAGTTAGCTAATGTTTAGTTGGACTTATTTTTAGCCGTATCTAACAATTAGATCTAAAGGATCCAAAGACGGCCTTAAACACACAGTTTATTAACTGATCAATACTAATCTTATCAGAACAATTTGAATTCGGCCTGGCCCGTGTCGTATTATCAGAAGCATGGATGGTTCGTATTATTGATTTttcattcccccccccccccccccccccccccccccccccctcaaacTTGTGCTCTTCTGTACTATTAACGCAGAGGAGCAGGTGAGAGCTTTTGCCGGCCTGGGACGGGCCCAGAACAATTTGAATTCGGCCCGGCCCGTGTCGGTAAATTCCATCCTATAGCGAACGCACAGCCCGTGCAACAACCGCCGGCCCAAGCATTTTCAGATCTGGCTTGGAGCGCGCCCAGTTCTTCCGGTTTGGGCTGGAGGGTCTTAAATGCGCCACCGGAACCGATGATGCTTTGCTTCCCTGAGCAAAATATTTTGATGTCAGCCGCTCTTGCATTGGAAGGCTCAACGACCTAATTCCGATGCAACGCAGGCAGGCAGTTGCACTCACTTAAACACGCAGCCTAGTAGTACGTGCTAGTACTAGACGGGCAATTACTCCTCTGCCCCTCCTACAGCAACTCTTGTAGTATTGTTGTACACTGTACAGCATGTCTGGTATGGGTTTTCGAACAACACCAACGCGTGGTTTCTCTAGTTTAAAAATCCGAACTTGTCATGGCGACATGTAACATGTTTGCATGCTTCTTCTACTCACAGGTAATATGAGATAAGTGGCATTTTATGTTTGTCTCTAGACTCAACCAACGTTTTCAAACTTTTGGTTTTAATTAGTAAACTCCAAAAATGTATTGTTCAAGACATTTTAGTTGTAGAACATATATGTTTTTTTTGTGAAACTAGTATTAGACTAATATTTTCTCCTGTAAAAATTGATCCCACACATAGTTTGAATTATAGTCCGTAAGACCGTAACAGGCTTAAAAGTACTCAGTGTGGGCGTTTTGGGGTCAAGCCGGAGAGTATATTTTTGGGACGATGTGAGTAGTCAAAAGTTCAGAACCCAAAACGCTACTTATATTTCTAAACAGAGGTTCTCAGCACCAGTTTGCATTGACCTTTTACAGAGACGATGGTGCATAAAAAGGGTTGTCGTACATCACCACTGGGCGCATGAATGCAAGGATTCTCTTGTTTAACTTTTCAAATTTTCGAATTTGAAAAATGTTGGGACGACCCGTTCATATCAAGGGCATCATGATGTGTTGATGGTACTTTGTCGTACTAGCAAGTTAGTAGGAACAGCACGGCGCCTGTGGCATAATACGCGACGGTGGTACACAATACAAATGGCCATGGAGACATGGAGCCGAGGCCCCCGGCCGGACGGCGGACGCTAGCGCCACACACCGACAGACGTATACAAGGAGGCTTCCATGAGCAGCAAGAAACAAAAGTGCTGGATCGACTGCGGCCAGCAGCATTTATGGCGGTGGAGCAGATCAAATCGGAGTCCGAGCTGAGGGgatcgccggccggccggccgggaagCCATGCGTCGACCGTCGATGGACATGGACGTGGCTCGCTCGCTCGTCCGGCCGGCCGCGCAATGCAAAGGCAACGCGGTCGTCCGCGCGAGTACGATCGAAGCACTGTACGCAGTACATACAGGCACATGATGAATACGCGTGCGAGCAGCTCTCGGAGAGAGTAATAAATGGAGCGGAGAGCATGTCTCGTCGGAAACAGATGGACGGACGACGACGGCCCGACACGCCGCCACCAACCAGCCGGCCGgtacgtcgccgtcgtcgtcgtgtgTGCTTGGCCTGCCTGCGCGCAGGCGTCAAGGTTGTTTAAGGTGGACGCAAACTTAACGAGCCGATCGGTGCGGTGATGTGTATGTATACGAGGCACGAGCTGCTGGAGCCGGCCGTGGAGCGGGTGCCGTGGTACGTCGTCGTCGTGGAGACAGGCGCAGTTAACAGCACCGGGGCCGGGGGGCGGGGCCTGGGTCTGGGTGACAACGACCGACGGCGACATGGACGATGGTGATGATCGCTTCTGAGAGTGACGTGGTACGGTTTTGGTACATTCGGACACCAGACGCACGCTTCCACGAATCGATCAGAAGGAAAACCACATATAGGCCCTGTTTAACCacagctagaggttagagttagtttctagctcaggactagccctgaactaactctagcctaagagatgtttaaatacaagggttaaaatgataataaatgtgctttccaaatcattggtgcgggtaaaagtagagagaaaacagtggatcccacctcaaatagccccaactagcccaaataatcaTCTCTTTGGGAGGATAGTTTTTTAGAAtgggctagttgcaaataacccactctagccctCCTATTTGGCTACTTTAAGACTAGTTGAGCTCCAACTAGCCTAAACTAGCTCTaacccatggatccaaacagggccatagaACGAGTAGCAGTAGAGATTTGCCTGCAAACAAAGCTCGTCCACTATACTAGACCACTACCCACCGGGCCACCAGCTCCGATCCTAGGGGAAATAAATTACTGTACTTATAGTATGAACAAAAGAATTATTTATTGATGAAAATATATAGAACAAATTTCACTAGCAGTCTAAACAATATGGGGCGGCGCCTTCTCGGTTCCAAATTCCAATTGTTGTATTTATGAGTCATTATTAAACTTCTTTTGGGTCTCATCACTGGTCCATATGTGTGGTCACCCGTCCTGTTATCCTACGTGTCGTACCGATTGGGATGTGATATGGATCTGTTTATATAGGACCTAACTACATGTCAATGGAACCTCTCCCCCCTCAATCTTCTCTACGTTGCTCGTCTCTTCCACACGCCACCTTCACCGATGCTAGCCACGCCACAAAGGCCGCCGAAACCCCTACCCGTGCCAACACCGCCCATGTTGCGAAGGCCGCCAACGCCGTGCTCGTTAGGTGTGCCGCCGCCGCCTATGGCGCACTCGATGGATCGAAGGTGAGGCGGATGAGGCAACACACCTCCTCTGGACAATGCGACATGAGCAACACGGTAGCCTCCACCCCGACCCTAGCCACCGAGAAGAGGCCAATTTCCAGGTCATTCTCCTCGAGGAACACCCTGTACAAACCATGGCTCATCGTTCCATCGCCAGTTCGCCACCATCTCCGGCTAGGGCGAGCGAGTGTTGCCTCTCCCAACGGAAGTGCTGGCTGCCGGTGAAGGAGGGGGGAGGCATTGCTACAACACATGAGTATGGGGAGGAGAAGGGCCCGACTAGATGTGGGGAGGAAAGGCTGCACGTGGGTTGGGGACGTCCGACGTATGTCGATGGTGATCTAGGCAACAACCATGACGTTGGAGAAGCAAGGACCTACTCCTCGGCTATCACTCACATTGCCACCAGCTTCACGAGGCCCGCACCTAGCCTTGTCGTCTTTAGCTTGCTGCTCTACCTCGCGGCTTGGGTCCCCAACTTTTCTGTGGATTGAGTTCATCCGAGGTAAGCCTGCCACTGTGGGTGTGGGCGGCGTGGCCGCGAGTGACAAGGGGTGTGGGCTATGTGGCCACGATTGACAAGGGTGTGGGCGGTGAGAGTGGCGAGGGTGTAGCTGGCGGCTGCAGTGTGAAGGGAGGCGAGCACACCCGCTACTGCGTAGTGTGAGAGAGGAGAAGgagtgttcgcttgaacttatcagctagaatctacggtatttttctctcacaacaaaaacagcttcagccggcttatgaGGAGGCTTTATCACCAGCCAAACAGGCCCGAGGAAGATGTGGGAGATGAGAGGTGGGGCCCACATGTTGCTTCACAGGCTAGATTGACGAGGCTAAGGGCGTGTTTGGGACCACGACATGGCGACTGCGTGGTACAGTAATACATGGTGAGCCGGTGGAATGCAGAACTAAATTGACGCACATTCCAGATCTAAAATCGAACACTTGTATTTGCTAGCTCCTGATTTATGCGAAACCTTGCTAGCTACTACTAGTAACAACTTGTAACTTTGTAAGTAGTATACAGCAAACCGAGCAGAGCATCAAGAACAGGAAGAATCGAGTGCATCGCTGCTTGTGCAATGGCCTGATCTCTCTCCGGCAGCAGCCTCCTCTTCCAGATCAGACGAAGCAGGAGAGGAGCACGACGCACCGGCACTTATTCCACATTGCTCATCCATGGTTGCAGCTGGAGCTGCAGCTGCGGTAGTGGTATTGGtagcgccaccgccaccgctgctAGTACTGgagctgctgctggtgctggagCAGCAGCAGGCGGTCGTTGTGGTCGTCGTCATTGTCGCGGTCGTGGTTCCGGTAGTGGTGGCGGAGGGAGaggcgctgctgctgccgctgctggtGCTCGTGGCGAGGCCGACGAGGAGGTCCACGAAGGCGCCGACGATGAGCGCGTGGTTGTGCTTGCCGTTGATGCGGAGGTACCAGAGCAGCATCTCCTGCAGCGCGGGCCAGTCGCGGAGGCCGTGCGCGGCCACCATCTCGTGCATGGACGCGCGGAAGTCGCGGAACGGGTCCTCCGAGTCCAGCGCCACCGCCACGCTCTCCTCCACCAGCGACGACGTCGACGGCACCTCGGTCTCTGTCTCGGCATCGCTCGCCTCGTCGTCGTCGGAGCCAGAGCCAACGGGGGCGGCGTCGGACAGCATCGCTCCCGCCGCGTACGGCGCCAGCGCCGCCTGCAGCAGCCCGGGCGCCTCAacaggcggcgccggcggcgccaGTGTCCGAcccggcgacggcgaggcggCGAGGATGGAGTTGGACGCCGCAGTTGGCGCCGGGGGGCCCGCGTCGAAGAAGAAGCGGTCGGTGGAGGTCCGGCCGAGGCTGCGGATGACAGCCTCCGACCACTCCTcggaggccgtggtcgtggagaAGCTCCCGTCGTCAATGACGTCGTCTTCCGCCgcgtccccgccgtcgtcgtcgaaGAAGAAGCGGCAGGAGTCGGCGGCGTCGAAGTAGACGGAGTTGACGGTCCTGTACATCTCGTCGCCCGGCGCGGCCCCGCGCGGCGGCCGcagcctcccgccgccgccgggtGCGGCTGCTGCTTGGTCGAAGCGGCGGCGCCCGGCGGCGGCTGTGGTGCACGGCTGccggtcgtcgtcgccgccgccctgCCCGCGGAAGGACGCCGTCTGCGGCTTGGTCGCGCAcgacggccatggccacggcgaGGAGGGCAAGATTGGCGAGGTGGCGGCGCCGGGCTTGGAGTGCCTGGAGGTGGAGAAGATGGAGGTTAGGCCTCCCTTCCTGCCCATCGCCGGCCGGACTCGGCTCGGACCACCGCGCGCCGCCCGTGGATATTGAATGGATGGATGGATCAGAGGTGACTGGTCAGTGAATGAGCCCAGCGAGCTGAAACGAGAGGCCCCGGATGGCAGCAATTACTCCGAGCAGAGCTTGCCGTGGGTCATGTGCCCCCCGCCCGTATTTATGTATTCCTGCTTGCCACCTCGCAAGGGCAGGGGGACGATGGGGAGCAGCAGGTGTCGACGGACGCCATTATCGCGATCGCGTCACGCGACGCAGCAGCTCCATCATCACGTAACTGGCCTGAAATGACAGACGTACTTGTGTTATTTTCGACGAGCGAATGCAGCTGTGGTTAAACTAGCGCTGGTTGCCTGGCTCCTTTTGCAACAGAACGGTAAAGACggtgaaaaaaaaggaaaacgaaAATCTTGGCCACCAGCAGTCTGCAGCTGCAAGGAACAGTCTGAAACTGGAAGCAATGCAGCATGCAACAACGTCTAACTGAAGGTTTACTTCCCCTACTGTTTGACGTTTTTGAGTGCATCCAGGACTAGGAGACGAGCTGAGCTGGGGGGTCGTTGCGACTGCAGCTGCAAGCATGGCCAAGCCAAAAGTGCATCGAGAGGCGCGCGTGTTGCTGCAATGCTGCTGCTGTTCAgcctgtttgctggttggttttAGTCAGCCCAAATCAACTagctaacagtatttttctcccatAATACATTAGCATCAGCTAACctaaatcagcccagaaaccaaccagcgaacatgcagATTGTTTCTGCACTATTTGTTTGTTTATACGCTGATGCTCCACCATTCGATGAAGTGGCATCGCccatatgcatgcatgcttaTTTTGGAGTGCGATCGATcggttttcttttgtttttttgtgaTTCCGAGTGCGATGGGTTTTGTCAGCAAGTGAAGTGGATGAGGAATTTTTTAAAAGGGCTGACTTGCCCTTGCCCCCCTATGCACTCTTCGCTAACTCTGAGAAATTCCATGTCGGTTGTCCTTCTCAACCCTTCGCCACAACTGAAAACTTTGGTTTTTGACTGCCACTGTTTATGAGATGGTGCAGAAACCTTGACGAAACAAACCTGCAGCTGCGATCAGGGCAACCAACGGCTAGTAAGAGGAGGACATGAGCATTTATGGACAAGGTACTGTGCAAAGCAGACGGCATCCATTCT is part of the Miscanthus floridulus cultivar M001 chromosome 9, ASM1932011v1, whole genome shotgun sequence genome and encodes:
- the LOC136481202 gene encoding chitinase-like protein PB1E7.04c, producing the protein MGRKGGLTSIFSTSRHSKPGAATSPILPSSPWPWPSCATKPQTASFRGQGGGDDDRQPCTTAAAGRRRFDQAAAAPGGGGRLRPPRGAAPGDEMYRTVNSVYFDAADSCRFFFDDDGGDAAEDDVIDDGSFSTTTASEEWSEAVIRSLGRTSTDRFFFDAGPPAPTAASNSILAASPSPGRTLAPPAPPVEAPGLLQAALAPYAAGAMLSDAAPVGSGSDDDEASDAETETEVPSTSSLVEESVAVALDSEDPFRDFRASMHEMVAAHGLRDWPALQEMLLWYLRINGKHNHALIVGAFVDLLVGLATSTSSGSSSASPSATTTGTTTATMTTTTTTACCCSSTSSSSSTSSGGGGATNTTTAAAAPAATMDEQCGISAGASCSSPASSDLEEEAAAGERSGHCTSSDALDSSCS